A single window of Streptomyces xanthii DNA harbors:
- a CDS encoding GNAT family N-acetyltransferase, with protein sequence MGVRIRRAQESDRDLVVGLLDAAFMDDPVSGWVLPGEEYRRARHARLMGVFTDVTYEEGFIDLAEDGSAAALWVDVPAEPHRSEDGDAGEGGDAGEGGEDEAVQVRLAVDPDNERVEQIARWTSEIHPAGRAHAYLWMIGVAPDRQGEGLGTALMAPVLERCDREGLPAYLEASNPRSRALYERLGFVFTGTALDLPDGPSLWPMWREPQQH encoded by the coding sequence GTGGGTGTGCGGATTCGGCGGGCTCAGGAGAGCGACCGGGACCTCGTGGTCGGACTGCTGGACGCGGCGTTCATGGACGACCCGGTCAGCGGCTGGGTCCTGCCCGGCGAGGAGTACCGGCGGGCCCGGCACGCGCGCCTGATGGGCGTGTTCACCGACGTGACGTACGAAGAGGGCTTTATCGACCTGGCCGAGGACGGTTCGGCGGCGGCCCTGTGGGTCGACGTGCCGGCCGAGCCGCACCGGAGCGAGGACGGCGACGCGGGCGAGGGCGGCGACGCGGGCGAGGGCGGCGAGGACGAGGCCGTCCAGGTGCGTCTGGCCGTCGACCCGGACAATGAGCGGGTGGAGCAGATCGCCCGCTGGACCTCCGAGATCCACCCGGCGGGACGCGCGCACGCCTACCTGTGGATGATCGGCGTCGCCCCGGACCGGCAGGGCGAGGGCCTCGGCACCGCGCTGATGGCGCCGGTTCTGGAGCGCTGCGACCGTGAGGGACTGCCCGCCTACCTGGAGGCGAGCAACCCGCGCAGCCGCGCCCTGTACGAGCGGCTCGGGTTCGTCTTCACCGGCACCGCGCTCGACCTCCCGGACGGCCCCTCGCTGTGGCCCATGTGGCGGGAGCCGCAGCAGCACTGA
- a CDS encoding family 2 encapsulin nanocompartment cargo protein polyprenyl transferase has protein sequence MTQTTEPPVTTESAEPTALAQARTSVDPELRRAVDALPASIRRVARHHFGWEHADGTPATGNAGKAVRPALVLAAARALGGEPGQAVRAAAAVELTHNFTLLHDDVIDRDATRRHRPTAWTVFGDADAILTGDALQAQAQLLLAEDPHPAAPAAVARLAACVVELCAGQVADVALEGRDPREVTLPETLAMAEAKTGALLGCACALGGLYAGADAAQVAALDAFGRAAGLAFQLIDDVIGIWGDPARTGKPAGADLAVRKKSLPVVAALASGGPAADELAALYGPPGPGKEGPAELEAIALAVERAGGRDWAQAQAADQMARAVDELARAVPVPQSADGLLSLAEFVTRRGH, from the coding sequence ATGACGCAGACGACGGAGCCACCCGTGACCACAGAGTCCGCCGAACCGACGGCCCTGGCGCAGGCCAGGACGAGCGTCGATCCTGAACTGCGCAGAGCCGTCGACGCACTGCCCGCGTCCATACGCAGGGTCGCCCGCCACCACTTCGGCTGGGAGCACGCCGACGGCACGCCCGCTACGGGGAACGCGGGCAAGGCCGTACGTCCCGCCCTCGTCCTCGCCGCCGCGCGGGCCCTCGGCGGGGAGCCCGGGCAGGCCGTACGGGCCGCGGCCGCGGTGGAGCTGACCCACAACTTCACGCTGCTGCACGACGACGTGATCGACCGGGACGCCACCCGGCGGCACCGGCCGACCGCGTGGACCGTCTTCGGGGACGCCGACGCGATCCTCACCGGGGACGCCCTGCAGGCCCAGGCGCAACTGCTGCTCGCCGAGGACCCGCACCCGGCGGCCCCGGCCGCGGTGGCCCGGCTCGCGGCCTGTGTCGTCGAGCTGTGCGCCGGCCAGGTCGCCGACGTCGCCCTGGAGGGGCGCGACCCGAGGGAGGTGACGCTGCCGGAGACCCTGGCGATGGCCGAGGCCAAGACCGGGGCGCTGCTCGGCTGCGCCTGCGCCCTCGGCGGGCTCTACGCGGGGGCGGACGCGGCGCAGGTCGCGGCGCTCGACGCGTTCGGCCGGGCCGCGGGGCTCGCGTTCCAGCTGATCGACGACGTCATCGGGATCTGGGGCGACCCGGCCCGCACCGGCAAGCCGGCCGGGGCCGATCTCGCCGTCCGCAAGAAGTCGCTGCCGGTCGTCGCGGCACTCGCCTCCGGCGGGCCCGCGGCGGACGAGCTGGCCGCGCTGTACGGGCCACCGGGCCCGGGGAAGGAGGGCCCCGCCGAACTGGAGGCGATCGCGCTGGCCGTCGAGCGGGCGGGCGGCCGGGACTGGGCGCAGGCCCAGGCCGCCGACCAGATGGCCCGCGCGGTCGACGAGCTGGCGCGGGCCGTGCCGGTGCCGCAGTCCGCGGACGGGCTGCTCTCGCTCGCGGAGTTCGTGACGCGGCGGGGGCACTGA